In Lactococcus protaetiae, the genomic window GTTGAGTCTGAAAGAAGCAGTAAGACACCTTCTGTACCCAGTGCTGCCATACGGTGAAGGTCAGCTGGAACGCCAACAGGTGTAAAGTCAAATTTGAAGTCACCAGTGGCAACGATTTTGCCTTGAGGTGTATCAACAACAACAGCAATAGGCTCTGGAATAGAGTGAGTGGTACTAAAGAAACTCAAGCTCAAATGATTAAATTTGATTTCACTATCAGGATGGATTTCATAGAGTTTGGCATCGCGTAAAAGCCCATGTTCTTCAAGCTTTCCACGAATCAAGGCAAGAGATAGAGGTCCTGCGTAGATGGGGATATTTGCTTGTTTGAGAAGGAATGGAATCCCACCGATATGGTCCTCATGTCCATGAGTGATAAAGAGACCTTTAATACGGTCAATATTTTCCACGATATAGGTATAATCAGGAATGACGTAATCAACTCCAAGAAGTTCATCTTCTGGGAACTTGATACCGGCGTCAATGATGACAATCTCGTCTTTGTATTCGACACCGTAAGTGTTTTTACCGATTTCGCCGAGTCCACCGATAGCATAGACTGCGACTTCATCAGATTTTATTTTTAATTGTTTTGGCATATTTCTCCTGTTCTAAGACTGTTTAAAGGTTAAAGTTTGTATTATGTTAGATCTCTATTTATACTAGCGCGATTGATGATTATACTTAGCACGTTTTTTATCAGTTTTGTCTGTTAGATACGTGGTTGTTGGATGTAAATGGGCAAAGCTCATGATGAACATTTGTCCTCTATCTCTAAGTCACTAAAGTGACAAGAATAGAAGCAACGCCAGATGGCGACAAAAGGACAGCGGAGCAACGGAGTTTTGTTGCCATTCGCAGAAAGGCACATAGAGTTCACGCCATGAAGTTAGACTGGAACGTCAATCCATTGTTGATTTTTATAATCGTTTAGCTATAGTATTTGTTTTGCATTGTGACATTGTAAAAATGAGAAATTAGCTTTAGAAATTAAACAGTATTAAATATATTCTTGCATAGTTTATATTGTTTGGTTTATTTAGCTTGTGAAAACTCTGTCTTTTCTTCAAACTGGGTAATGATGCTTATGACTTTTTTGTATCGAAAGCTATTAAATTTATTTATATTTATCGAAGTAAGTGCGTGCTATCTCCGCCCTTCGGGCTACGCGATAAACATTTGTCCGTTTTATCTAGCCGCTGAAGCGTCTGATAAAACGGCTGTCGATGCTCGCTAAGGCGCTGAAGCGCCCAGTCGCAATCGCAACACCCCTCTACCTACCTCTTAGGCAGGGGATGAAGCAGCGCTATCTCCGCTTCGCTACGCTGTCCATTCGCTCTAAATCGCTAAAGCGATAAGGCGAAGTAGCAACTTTGAATTTCGTCCGACTGCCATAGCGCCTAGGCTTCTTGGACAAGGTGACCTCATATCTTTGATGTGAGGTTGTACCTTAAATTCAGTGGCGAGTTGCCCTTTTATCAGTCGCTTCAGCGACTAGAGAAAATGGACAAATGTTTTACGAAATTCCCACTGAATAAGTCTTGACTTCATTATATTATTTTTTGTACGACAAAATCACTTTAAACTACTATCATTTTTGACAATAATCTAAAGTGGCTTGGTTTTTCGATTAATTGAAAATTAGAAGCTTGTGATTTCAAAAACGCCAGTTTCTTTTTCATATTCTACAGCTTCGTCTGAGAGTCCATCAATAAATTCGATGTGGTACTCAGTGTTCTTGGCGAGAAGTTCGCGCGCAATGATAATGCCATCGGAGATGTTATCAACATCAATGTCAAGATATAGTGTTTCGGTTGTTTCGCGTCGTGGTGAGCGGCTTTTATCTTTTTGGTAGAAAACTTTAAAAATCATTCTATATTACGAGCAGGGGCTCGTTCCTTTCATAGTGGTTCGTGTTTGCTGTTCTTTGCAATTACTATCATTTTAGCATAAATGCGTAAAAATGGA contains:
- a CDS encoding DNA-directed RNA polymerase subunit epsilon, giving the protein MIFKVFYQKDKSRSPRRETTETLYLDIDVDNISDGIIIARELLAKNTEYHIEFIDGLSDEAVEYEKETGVFEITSF